From a region of the uncultured Desulfatiglans sp. genome:
- a CDS encoding Oxidoreductase DsrE, with translation MGKETIGEGKADRVLITLACGTNNPNRSVRALHLAQVAHKMGKQVSVFLMDEAVYLARKGIMDHLRAPTGDVADDIVAYLQDFEVPIYACAPCAQSRQISAEDLLEGVSMAPATLLFELATGATVISL, from the coding sequence ATGGGTAAAGAGACGATTGGTGAAGGCAAGGCGGACCGGGTCCTGATTACCCTGGCGTGCGGAACAAATAACCCAAATCGCTCTGTGCGGGCGTTGCACCTGGCCCAGGTGGCCCACAAGATGGGGAAGCAGGTCTCGGTATTCCTCATGGATGAGGCGGTCTACCTTGCCAGAAAGGGCATCATGGATCATCTGCGGGCGCCTACGGGCGATGTAGCCGACGATATCGTCGCCTATCTGCAGGATTTCGAGGTGCCCATTTATGCGTGCGCGCCCTGCGCCCAGTCCAGGCAGATATCGGCCGAAGATCTGCTGGAGGGGGTGAGCATGGCTCCTGCTACGCTCCTTTTTGAGTTGGCCACCGGGGCCACCGTCATCTCGCTTTAA